A single window of Eucalyptus grandis isolate ANBG69807.140 chromosome 1, ASM1654582v1, whole genome shotgun sequence DNA harbors:
- the LOC120295262 gene encoding LOW QUALITY PROTEIN: subtilisin-like protease SBT1.2 (The sequence of the model RefSeq protein was modified relative to this genomic sequence to represent the inferred CDS: inserted 1 base in 1 codon), with product MEASINSLIIAFSLSLYMAALHADTDPLHTYIVQLHPNGPTRFAFASELQWHLSFIHRTVSRSTEEDLSSRLLYSYRSAMDGFAARLTESERESLGRMSDVVAIRPDRVLQVQTTYSYKFLGLNPSGGAWSESRFGRGTIIGLLDTGVWPESPSFNDXGMPPVPKKWKGTCQEGQGFNSSNCNRKLIGARFFTKGHRMASPSPSADDVVEYISPRDSHGHGTHTSSTAGGASVAMASVLGNGAGVARGMAPGSHIAVYKVCWFSGCYSSDILAAMDVAIRDGVDVLSLSLGGFPIPIYADSIAIGSFRAVEQGVSVVCAAGNNGPMPNSVANEAPWILTVGASTLDRRFPAIVRLGNGKFLYGESMYPARDHSAMSGEELELIYVSGGNTGGEFCFRGSLPREKVRGKIVICDRGVNGRSEKGQVVKEAGGAAMILANTEVNLEDDSVDVHVLPATAIGYSESILLKAYINSTARPKARIEFGGTVIGKSRAPAVAQFSGRGPSLTNPTILKPDVIAPGVNIIAAWPQNLGPSGLPEDSRRVNFTVMSGTSMACPHVGGITALIRSVHPDWTPAAIKSAIMTTSDMTDHWGKPIMDGNKPAGIFATGSGNVNPARAIDPGLIYDINPDDYITHLCTLGYTNSDIFTITHRNVSCRELLRANRGFTLNYPSISVFFKDGTRRKMVRRRVTNVGAPNSVYSVQVAAPDGLSLRVRPRRLVFSQRNQALSYRVWFIARKRAGTSKLSYSQGHLTWVHSGLAHRVRSPISVTWNR from the exons ATGGAAGCCAGTATCAACTCCCTCATCATCGCCTTCTCGCTTTCACTCTACATGGCCGCACTCCATGCCGACACCGACCCTCTCCACACATACATAGTTCAGCTCCATCCAAACGGCCCAACCCGGTTCGCATTCGCTTCCGAGCTCCAATGGCACCTTTCCTTCATCCACCGCACCGTCTCTCGCTCGACGGAAGAAGACCTTTCTTCTCGCCTCCTCTATTCCTACCGCTCCGCCATGGACGGTTTCGCCGCTCGCCTAACTGAATCGGAGCGCGAGAGCTTGGGGCGAATGAGTGATGTCGTTGCCATCAGGCCTGACAGGGTCCTCCAAGTGCAAACTACTTATTCCTACAAGTTCCTAGGATTGAATCCCTCGGGAGGGGCTTGGAGTGAGTCGAGGTTCGGGCGAGGGACGATCATTGGCCTCCTAGACACCGGAGTTTGGCCCGAGAGCCCAAGCTTCAATG TGGGAATGCCGCCTGTCCCCAAGAAATGGAAGGGGACGTGCCAAGAAGGTCAGGGCTTCAACTCTTCAAATTGCAACCGGAAACTAATTGGCGCCCGGTTCTTTACCAAGGGGCATCGCATGGCTTCTCCATCGCCTTCGGCGGATGATGTGGTCGAGTATATCTCGCCGAGAGACTCCCATGGCCACGGGACGCACACCTCATCGACGGCTGGGGGAGCCTCCGTGGCAATGGCGAGCGTGCTTGGTAATGGTGCCGGCGTGGCCCGCGGGATGGCCCCGGGCTCTCACATTGCAGTGTACAAAGTCTGCTGGTTCAGCGGCTGTTACAGCTCTGATATATTAGCTGCGATGGATGTGGCAATCAGGGACGGAGTCGATGTCCTCTCCCTCTCGCTTGGTGGCTTCCCCATCCCCATTTACGCGGATAGCATTGCTATCGGGAGCTTCCGCGCAGTTGAGCAAGGCGTATCAGTCGTATGCGCAGCCGGAAACAATGGGCCGATGCCGAACTCGGTTGCCAATGAAGCTCCATGGATCCTAACCGTAGGTGCGAGCACGCTCGACCGGAGATTCCCAGCTATTGTTCGGTTGGGCAATGGGAAGTTCCTATATGGAGAATCCATGTACCCGGCGAGGGACCATTCTGCGATGTCTGGCGAAGAACTTGAGTTGATTTACGTCTCTGGCGGCAACACGGGGGGCGAATTTTGCTTCCGAGGGTCACTCCCTAGAGAAAAGGTTCGAGGCAAGATCGTCATCTGCGATCGCGGAGTCAATGGGAGGTCGGAGAAGGGCCAAGTTGTGAAGGAAGCAGGTGGGGCTGCGATGATCCTAGCGAATACTGAGGTAAACCTCGAAGACGACTCAGTGGACGTCCATGTGTTGCCAGCGACGGCAATCGGATATTCGGAGTCGATCCTCTTGAAGGCCTACATTAACTCCACCGCAAGGCCGAAGGCCAGGATCGAGTTCGGCGGGACCGTCATTGGGAAAAGCCGAGCGCCTGCCGTGGCTCAATTCTctggccgagggccgagcctgACTAATCCTACAATCCTGAAGCCTGATGTGATTGCTCCAGGAGTCAACATTATTGCTGCTTGGCCTCAAAACTTAGGCCCCAGTGGGCTTCCTGAAGATTCCAGGAGAGTGAACTTCACAGTAATGTCAGGGACTTCCATGGCCTGCCCTCACGTCGGCGGGATTACCGCTCTGATCCGGTCCGTCCACCCAGATTGGACCCCGGCAGCCATCAAATCAGCAATCATGACAACCTCGGACATGACCGACCACTGGGGGAAGCCGATCATGGATGGAAACAAACCAGCGGGGATTTTCGCCACTGGGTCAGGGAACGTGAACCCGGCAAGAGCCATCGACCCTGGGTTGATCTACGACATCAACCCTGATGACTACATCACCCATCTGTGCACATTAGGCTACACGAATTCCGACATCTTCACTATCACTCACCGAAATGTCAGCTGTCGCGAGCTTTTGAGAGCAAACAGGGGCTTCACCCTGAATTACCCTTCGATTTCCGTGTTTTTTAAGGATGGGACGAGGAGGAAGATGGTCAGGCGGCGGGTCACCAACGTGGGCGCGCCGAATTCTGTGTACTCGGTGCAAGTGGCGGCGCCCGATGGGCTGAGCTTGAGAGTTAGGCCAAGGAGGCTTGTGTTCAGTCAAAGGAATCAGGCTTTGAGCTACAGAGTGTGGTTTATAGCAAGGAAGAGAGCAGGGACTTCAAAACTGAGCTATTCTCAGGGACATTTGACTTGGGTTCATTCTGGCCTTGCTCACAGAGTGAGAAGCCCCATCTCTGTGACTTGGAACCGCTAG
- the LOC104436907 gene encoding uncharacterized protein LOC104436907, translating into MLLRSSSTPVLGSLLPSFSDSPSHHGHEAAAPAALAALHKSPFHHNHHSFSFHPKGSLNLTTISCNSSPISTHDLGDTPNHHRGGTGSSFRRAQSDGNLEGLAYNMSPLNSNEDQLHTMSHVKKSSARPRSVMLETIPSFSYYRYGHGYEDEDEENSNFDIEEGEEYEEFEEASVVESSVKFRGSKSMSLIAEEEVSSAGGVNMMERFNFEENKERVRQEMYLAIGIGGGGDSGCDGTSRGCWGSNTSDDGGDGGDNQGVEEYYKKMVEESPNNSLFLRNYAQFLYQKRGDLERAEEFYARAILADPRDGEILSQYAKLVWELHRDQPRASTYFERAVQASPEDSHVQAAYASFLWETDEDGEHGEDEDEEEAPLAAYSMSLQFRGQATASVGA; encoded by the exons ATGCTGCTGAGGAGCTCTTCCACTCCTGTTCTTGGGTCTCTCCTCCCATCTTTCTCAGACAGCCCGAGCCACCACGGCCATGaggccgccgcccccgccgccctCGCCGCCTTGCACAAGAGCCCCTTCCACCATAACCACCACAGCTTCTCTTTCCACCCAAAAGGGTCCCTCAACTTAACCACCATCTCATGCAACTCCTCCCCCATCTCTACACACGACTTGGGCGACACTCCCAACCACCACAGAGGCGGCACTGGCAGCAGCTTCCGGCGAGCCCAATCCGACGGCAACTTGGAAGGCTTGGCCTACAATATGTCTCCCTTGAACAGCAATGAAGATCAGCTCCACACCATGAGCCATGTTAAGAAGTCCTCAGCTCGGCCTCGAAGCGTGATGTTGGAGACAATACCGTCTTTCTCATATTATAGGTACGGGCACGGCTACGAGGATGAGGACGAAGAGAACAGCAATTTCGACATCGAGGAGGGAGAGGAGTATGAAGAATTTGAAGAGGCATCGGTGGTGGAGAGCAGTGTGAAGTTTAGGGGGAGTAAAAGCATGAGTTTGATTGCGGAGGAGGAAGTGAGCAGTGCTGGTGGTGTGAATATGATGGAGAGGTTCAACTTCGAAGAGAACAAGGAGAGGGTCAGGCAAGAAATGTATCTCGCAATAGGGATCGGCGGTGGAGGCGACAGCGGCTGTGACGGCACCAGCAGAGGCTGCTGGGGGTCTAATACGTCTGATGACGGAGGCGATGGCGGAGATAATCAGGGTGTTGAAGAGTATTACAAGAAAATGGTGGAGGAGAGTCCTAACAACTCTTTGTTTCTCAGAAACTATGCTCAATTTCTCTATCAG AAACGGGGAGACCTGGAGAGAGCAGAGGAATTCTATGCTCGTGCCATTTTGGCGGATCCTAGAGACGGCGAGATCCTGTCGCAATACGCAAAGCTGGTATGGGAGCTCCATCGTGACCAACCGAGAGCGTCGACCTACTTCGAGCGAGCCGTTCAAGCTTCCCCTGAAGACAG CCATGTTCAAGCAGCATATGCTAGTTTCCTATGGGAAACAGACGAGGACGGCGAGCACggcgaagatgaagatgaagaggaggcgCCGCTCGCTGCTTATTCGATGTCACTGCAGTTCCGGGGGCAGGCGACGGCTTCCGTCGGCGCCTAA